A part of Anolis carolinensis isolate JA03-04 unplaced genomic scaffold, rAnoCar3.1.pri scaffold_10, whole genome shotgun sequence genomic DNA contains:
- the opa3 gene encoding optic atrophy 3 protein, with translation MVAGAFPIAKLLYLGVRQISKPLAARIKDGARASPFFRQYICGPPAQIYHWVEMRAKMRIMGFRGAAIKPLNEEAAAELGAELLGEAIVFVVGGLCIFLEYSRQSTNSKKKEDELNSTLLSLQEQIAELNLTVETLDTRLREVNRIVVELPAPSAAKK, from the exons ATGGTGGCCGGCGCGTTCCCGATCGCCAAGCTCCTCTACTTGGGCGTGCGGCAGATCTCGAAGCCCCTGGCGGCGCGGATCAAGGACGGGGCCCGCGCCAGCCCGTTCTTCCGCCAGTACATCTGCGGGCCCCCCGCGCAAA TCTATCACTGGGTGGAGATGCGGGCCAAGATGCGCATCATGGGCTTCCGGGGGGCGGCCATCAAGCCCCTGAACGAGGAGGCGGCGGCAGAGCTTGGTGCAGAGCTGCTGGGGGAAGCCATCGTCTTTGTGGTGGGCGGTCTGTGCATCTTCCTGGAGTATTCCCGCCAGTCCACCAACAGCAAGAAGAAGGAGGACGAGCTGAACAGCACCCTGCTCAGTCTACAGGAGCAGATCGCGGAGCTGAACTTGACTGTGGAAACCTTGGACACCCGCCTGCGGGAGGTCAATCGTATTGTGGTGGAGCTCCCGGCTCCTTCTGCGGCCAAGAAGTGA